A genomic window from Triticum urartu cultivar G1812 chromosome 7, Tu2.1, whole genome shotgun sequence includes:
- the LOC125525994 gene encoding CSC1-like protein At4g35870, which yields MGPGAPSPEDAAGGEPEAWYGSIQYLVNISAVGAASCVLLFLLVKLRFDHRRIPGPSALAAKLLAVYHATAPQIALHCGADAAQFLLFERASFLVLAAVSAAAFAAALPLNLLAGDAAIADQFAATTISHIPRASPLLWLHLLLTAAVVAIAHLGISRMEDALRITRFRDGNGNPSDPNSSSVAVFTIMIQGIPRALAADKAPLKEYFEHKYPGKVYRVIVPFDLCTLEYLADEWGKVRNKISWLEAKMDARSLFDEFVQDESGQLEAHWLVRRCKELWAMAAQRFGFTDDERLRKLQTRKLVIGSRLSDYKEGRAPGAGIAFVVFKDVYTANKAVRDFRMERKKTPIGRFFPVMELQLERSRWRVERAPPASDIYWNHLGMNKTSLALRRIAVNTCLIVMLLFFSSPLSILSGMQNAARIINVEAMDSAKSWIVWLQGSSWFWTIIFQFLPNVLIFVSMYIIIPSVLSYFSKFEFHLTVSGEQRAALLKMVCFFLVNLILLRALVESSLESWILSMGRCYLDSADCKQIEHYLSPSFLSRSSLSSLAFLITCTFLGISFDLLAPIPWIKHILKKFRKNDMVQLVPEENEEYRSMNNDEETNGLVSPLMSEREDSDILNGFEGHDLSMYPINRSFHMPKQKFDFAQYYAFDITIFALTMIYSLFAPLVVPVGAVYFGYRYLVDKYNFLFVYRVRGFPAGNDGKLMDRVLCIMQFCVIFFLAAMLLFFAVQGDSMKLQAICTLGLLVFYKLLPSGSDRFQPSLLEGMQTVNSFVDGPTDYEVFSQPDLDWNLYQS from the coding sequence ATGGGGCCGGGCGCGCCGTCGCCGGAGGACGCCGCGGGCGGGGAGCCGGAGGCGTGGTACGGCAGCATCCAGTACCTCGTCAACATCTCGGCGGTGGGGGCCGCCTCCTGCGtgctcctcttcctcctcgtcaaGCTCCGCTTCGACCACCGCCGCATCCCGGGGCCCTCCGCGCTCGCCGCCAAGCTGCTCGCCGTCTACCACGCCACGGCCCCGCAGATCGCGCTCCACTGCGGCGCCGACGCCGCCCAGTTCCTCCTCTTCGAGCGCGCCTCCTTCCTCGTCCTCGCCgccgtctccgccgccgccttcgccgcgGCCCTCCCGCTCAACCTGCTCGCCGGGGACGCCGCCATCGCCGACCAGTTCGCCGCCACCACCATCTCCCACATCCCCAGGGCCTCCCCGCTGCTCTGGCTCCACCTCCTCCTcaccgccgccgtcgtcgccATCGCGCACCTCGGCATCTCCCGCATGGAGGACGCCCTCCGCATCACCCGCTTCCGCGACGGCAACGGCAACCCCAGCGACCCCAACTCCAGCTCCGTCGCCGTCTTCACCATCATGATCCAGGGCATCCCCAGGGCGCTCGCCGCCGACAAGGCCCCCCTCAAGGAGTACTTCGAGCACAAGTACCCCGGCAAGGTGTACCGCGTCATTGTGCCCTTCGACCTCTGCACGCTGGAGTACCTCGCCGACGAGTGGGGGAAGGTCCGGAACAAGATCTCCTGGCTGGAGGCGAAGATGGACGCCCGCAGCCTGTTTGACGAGTTTGTGCAGGACGAATCGGGGCAGTTAGAAGCGCACTGGCTTGTCAGGAGATGCAAAGAGCTGTGGGCAATGGCCGCGCAGAGGTTCGGGTTTACTGATGATGAGAGGCTAAGGAAGCTGCAGACAAGGAAACTCGTGATTGGGAGCAGGCTGTCGGATTACAAGGAAGGGCGTGCGCCTGGTGCTGGCATAGCTTTCGTTGTGTTCAAGGATGTGTACACGGCAAACAAGGCTGTGAGAGATTTCCGGATGGAAAGGAAGAAGACACCCATTGGCAGGTTCTTCCCAGTGATGGAGCTACAGCTTGAGAGGAGCCGATGGAGAGTGGAGAGGGCGCCACCAGCATCAGATATCTACTGGAATCACCTTGGGATGAACAAGACCTCACTAGCCTTGCGGCGGATAGCGGTTAACACCTGCCTCATTGTAATGCTCCTGTTCTTCAGTTCACCATTGTCAATACTCAGTGGAATGCAAAACGCAGCACGGATCATCAATGTGGAGGCTATGGATAGTGCCAAATCATGGATTGTTTGGCTTCAAGGCTCAAGCTGGTTCTGGACAATAATCTTTCAGTTTCTACCCAATGTCCTCATCTTCGTGAGCATGTATATTATCATCCCATCAGTACTGTCATACTTCTCCAAGTTTGAGTTCCATCTGACAGTGTCGGGGGAGCAGAGAGCTGCATTGCTGAAGATGGTTTGCTTCTTCCTTGTTAATCTCATCTTGTTGCGTGCGCTGGTGGAATCGTCACTTGAAAGTTGGATTCTTAGCATGGGACGGTGCTACTTAGATAGTGCTGATTGCAAGCAGATTGAACATTACCTGAGCCCATCATTCTTGTCGAGATCTTCACTTTCTTCCCTGGCGTTCTTAATCACATGCACCTTTCTGGGAATATCTTTTGATCTGCTGGCTCCAATCCCTTGGATAAAGCATATACTGAAGAAATTCAGAAAGAATGATATGGTCCAGTTGGTccctgaagaaaatgaggaataCAGATCTATGAACAATGACGAAGAAACAAATGGTCTGGTATCGCCTCTAATGTCTGAGAGAGAAGACAGTGACATTCTGAATGGTTTCGAGGGGCATGATCTTTCCATGTACCCAATAAACCGGAGCTTCCACATGCCAAAGCAGAAATTCGACTTTGCACAATACTATGCATTTGACATCACAATATTCGCGCTCACGATGATCTACTCACTGTTTGCTCCGCTTGTGGTTCCTGTCGGTGCAGTATACTTTGGCTACCGTTACCTTGTGGACAAGTACAATTTCCTGTTCGTGTACAGAGTCAGAGGATTTCCTGCAGGCAATGATGGGAAGCTGATGGATAGGGTGCTGTGCATCATGCAATTCTGTGTCATCTTCTTTCTTGCTGCTATGTTGCTCTTCTTCGCAGTCCAGGGTGATTCCATGAAGCTACAGGCTATATGTACTCTTGGGCTGTTAGTGTTCTATAAGTTGCTGCCGTCTGGAAGTGATCGCTTCCAGCCGTCCTTGTTAGAAGGGATGCAGACAGTCAATAGCTTTGTAGATGGTCCAACGGATTATGAAGTTTTTTCACAACCTGACCTGGATTGGAATCTGTATCAATCCTGA